Below is a genomic region from Citrobacter telavivensis.
ATGCCCAGGGAGTGGTAAACATTGACGGCGCTAATTCTTCAATTGAAACCAGTTGGACCGTCGTCGGCGATCAGGGACATGGTCAATTATTCATTACCAACGGCGGTAAGCTCTCAACGACCAGTCACATGAGTATTGGCCTCGTCGGAGTGACGGTTAATACCGATGCTAAAGGCTTTGGTGAAACCCGGGTCGATGGGGCTAATTCAATGCTGGACGTTGCTGCGGCCATCAATCTGGGCGGGTTCTCAACCGTAAATAATACCGCCAAAGGGATCCTCACCGTCAGCAATGGCGCAACCGTTAAGTCCGGCACGTTGATCCGCCTGGCCTATGGCAACGGCAGTACCGGGATTTTAAATATCGGCGGCGCGCAGGGAGAAACCGAACAGGCGGCAGGCAACATTGAGGCGTCACGAATTTATCTGATGAATAACAGCGATCAGAACACCGCCATTCTGAACTTCAACCATTCCAGTCAGGACTTCGTGCTGGCATCGCGAATTTACGGCAATGGTGAAGTCAACCACGTTGGTTCGGGGGTGACCACGCTGACCGGGGCCAATACTTACAGCGGCAACACGCTTGTCTCCAGAGGGACGCTGCGCGCAGGCGCGGAAAATACCTTTAGCGACGCGTCAGATTACATCGTCAACGACGGTGCCAGTTTGGATCTTAATGGCTATTCGCAAACCCTGAACTCGCTGGCACTGGCAGGCACGACGACGCTCTCTTCCCCACCGCGAGTGAAAGCGGCCTTTAGCCCGACCACGTTAACCATCAACGGCAATTACACGGGCAACAACGGTCTGCTGGCCTTACGCACCGTATTAGGCGATGACCTTTCGGCGACCGATAAGCTGGTTGTTCGTGGTGATACCAGCGGCACCACGCGTGTCAGCGTCAGCAACGCTGGCGGCGGCGGTTCGCAGACGGTAGAAGGCATCCCGGTTGTGGAAGTGGAAGGAGCCTCCAACGGTACCTTTGTCAAAGAAGGCCGTATCGTCGCAGGCGCTTACGACTACAACATCATCAAAAAGAACAACCAGAACTGGCATCTGACCAGCGAAGTAATTCCCGATCCGTTACCGCCAGATGAGCCCGCGCCAGCATCACCGGAACAGCCGGTTCCGGAGACTCCTGCCGCCCCGGAAGGTAAACACCAGTATCGCCCGGAAACCGGCAGCTATCTGGCAAACACCCTTGCCGCCAATACGCTGTTTACCACCCGCCTCCACGATCGTCTGGGCGAAACGCAGTATACCGACGCGTTAACCGGCGAGCAGAAGGTGACCAGCCTGTGGATGCGCCACATCGGCGGCCATAACCGCTTCAAGGACGGTTCCGGGCAGATAAGCACCCAGAGCAACCGCTATGTGCTGCAACTCGGCGGTGAT
It encodes:
- a CDS encoding autotransporter outer membrane beta-barrel domain-containing protein, whose protein sequence is MNIKKSHQPKSILAIAIAFAIQTAAAANVDNINLLTVTPPTDITSDLIIDNNDSLTLSSTENTGSNWNQVRAASVGSTGVGTLIIDGRDILVAEGAIIGYGGTGIVTLTNGATWRTNNWHIQLGMGNGSGTLNVLNGSKITGLDDLRIGEAYEDAQGVVNIDGANSSIETSWTVVGDQGHGQLFITNGGKLSTTSHMSIGLVGVTVNTDAKGFGETRVDGANSMLDVAAAINLGGFSTVNNTAKGILTVSNGATVKSGTLIRLAYGNGSTGILNIGGAQGETEQAAGNIEASRIYLMNNSDQNTAILNFNHSSQDFVLASRIYGNGEVNHVGSGVTTLTGANTYSGNTLVSRGTLRAGAENTFSDASDYIVNDGASLDLNGYSQTLNSLALAGTTTLSSPPRVKAAFSPTTLTINGNYTGNNGLLALRTVLGDDLSATDKLVVRGDTSGTTRVSVSNAGGGGSQTVEGIPVVEVEGASNGTFVKEGRIVAGAYDYNIIKKNNQNWHLTSEVIPDPLPPDEPAPASPEQPVPETPAAPEGKHQYRPETGSYLANTLAANTLFTTRLHDRLGETQYTDALTGEQKVTSLWMRHIGGHNRFKDGSGQISTQSNRYVLQLGGDIAQWSTDGLDRWHLGLMAGYANSKSRSHSSLTGYTSRGEISGYSAGLYGTWYANDADKTGAYVDGWMLYNWFDNTVSGQGLASEEYDSDGITASVETGYTWKLAEFSERNALYIQPKVQVTWMDVQADTHIEKNGTRVVDKTDGNLQTRLGVKAYLQGHNAMDDGKDRTFQPFVEANWIHNTQNYSVQMDDINSEVKGSRNIAELKAGVEGQLTKNVTLWGNVAQQIGDNGYSDTQGMLGLKYSF